One genomic window of Bartonella sp. JB63 includes the following:
- a CDS encoding ABC-F family ATP-binding cassette domain-containing protein: protein MVVPLLRLDRIFLTFGGHPLLNQVSLSIGQGERIALVGRNGCGKSTLLKIAAGLLEPSGGEIFRHPRAVLHYVPQNPDFSGFDDVNVYLQASLSNTHDKRWVKNLLENFGFSGTEKSETLSGGEKRRLSLLRAIVVQPDILLLDEPTNHLDLPTIEWLEGMLCSLRSAIVVISHDRRFLEKVTRSTVWIDRGTAKRVEKPFSEFEKWRDKLLEEEARDQHKLDRQIEREEQWLRYGVTARRKRNIRRLGALKELRQRSQTYKGPLGNTSFEASKNQESGQLVLEAKKISKSYGDRILIKDFSWRLQRGDRVGLIGRNGIGKTTLLSVLIGQEAADHGIIKRGYNLSMALLDQQRTVNEEETLAHYLTGGRGDTLLINGQEKHVVSYMKDFLFLPEQARTPLKELSGGERARLMLARLLSQSANFLILDEPTNDLDIETLDLLQEFIADFPGTVLLVSHDRDFLDRTVTHILAPQGDGHWIVYAGGYSDMEAQIKKAALSLCKESQKPIITREQTKRTSFRTGKTSRKLSYKQTYALEKLPEQIATLQNEIKEIENSLSNPALYCCDKNRFENLSIDLEKKKKLCAQKEEEWLELELLREEIEQKHTVN from the coding sequence ATGGTTGTCCCACTTCTGCGGCTTGATCGTATTTTCTTAACTTTTGGAGGACATCCCTTACTCAACCAGGTAAGTTTATCAATTGGTCAGGGTGAGCGTATAGCCCTTGTGGGTCGTAATGGATGTGGAAAATCGACGCTTTTAAAAATTGCTGCTGGATTATTAGAACCGAGTGGAGGTGAAATTTTTCGCCACCCTCGGGCTGTATTGCATTATGTCCCGCAAAATCCTGATTTTTCAGGATTTGATGATGTTAATGTTTATCTACAAGCTAGTTTAAGTAATACTCATGATAAACGATGGGTAAAAAATCTTTTGGAAAATTTCGGTTTTTCAGGCACAGAAAAGTCAGAGACTCTTTCTGGAGGAGAAAAACGACGTCTTTCATTATTACGGGCAATTGTCGTACAACCAGATATTTTGTTGTTGGATGAACCAACCAATCATCTTGATTTACCAACAATTGAATGGCTGGAGGGAATGTTGTGTTCTTTGCGGTCAGCGATTGTAGTTATTTCGCATGATCGGAGATTTTTGGAAAAGGTGACGCGTTCAACGGTTTGGATCGATAGAGGCACAGCTAAAAGAGTTGAAAAACCTTTTTCTGAATTTGAAAAATGGCGAGATAAGCTGCTTGAAGAAGAAGCCCGTGATCAACATAAATTGGACCGTCAGATTGAACGAGAAGAACAATGGTTGCGTTATGGAGTCACTGCACGGCGCAAGCGTAATATAAGGCGTTTGGGGGCGTTAAAGGAATTGCGTCAACGTTCTCAAACCTATAAAGGGCCGTTAGGAAATACCTCGTTTGAGGCGTCTAAAAATCAGGAATCTGGGCAACTTGTTTTGGAAGCTAAGAAGATTTCAAAGTCTTATGGTGATCGTATCCTTATCAAAGATTTTTCGTGGCGTCTTCAACGGGGGGATAGGGTAGGCTTGATTGGCCGAAATGGTATTGGAAAAACAACACTGCTTTCTGTTTTGATAGGGCAGGAGGCTGCAGATCATGGAATCATAAAGCGAGGATATAATCTATCAATGGCTCTGCTTGATCAACAGCGTACTGTTAATGAAGAGGAAACGTTAGCGCATTATTTAACAGGAGGCAGGGGAGATACTCTTTTGATTAATGGGCAAGAGAAACATGTTGTTTCTTATATGAAAGATTTTTTGTTTTTACCAGAACAAGCGCGTACGCCTTTGAAGGAATTGTCAGGTGGAGAAAGAGCCCGTTTAATGTTGGCACGTCTTTTATCTCAGTCTGCAAATTTTTTAATTTTAGATGAACCCACCAATGATCTTGATATTGAAACGCTTGACCTTTTGCAAGAATTTATTGCTGATTTTCCTGGAACAGTTTTGCTGGTAAGTCACGATAGAGATTTTTTAGATCGAACAGTGACACATATATTAGCCCCTCAGGGAGATGGACATTGGATTGTCTATGCTGGGGGATATAGTGATATGGAAGCTCAAATAAAAAAAGCTGCACTTTCTTTGTGTAAAGAATCGCAAAAGCCAATAATAACACGCGAGCAGACAAAACGGACATCGTTCCGTACAGGAAAAACATCGCGTAAATTATCCTATAAGCAAACATATGCTTTGGAAAAATTACCGGAGCAGATTGCTACGTTGCAGAATGAAATCAAGGAAATTGAAAATTCTCTCTCTAATCCAGCGCTCTATTGTTGTGATAAAAATCGTTTTGAAAATTTATCTATAGATCTAGAAAAAAAGAAAAAACTCTGTGCACAAAAAGAAGAAGAATGGTTAGAGCTTGAACTTTTACGTGAAGAAATAGAACAAAAACACACTGTGAATTAA
- a CDS encoding thiamine diphosphokinase: MKTFTILLNGDICVTQRLHNQIHNSRVIAADGGIRHAESLCVMPELWLGDFDSSNENLLQKYSHISQEFFPSDKDATDSALACERALQEGAQRLILCGAFGGKRSDHTLSHMTQAIALAEKGVSVLLTSGHEEGWPILPQSFSANLPVFSCDLPDGCLFSIIGFSDLQGLTMSGVKWPLLNKNIPFGSSLTLSNRICGTFYCYLGSGKAILLASVSVP; encoded by the coding sequence ATGAAAACATTTACAATATTGTTAAATGGAGATATTTGCGTTACGCAACGTTTGCATAACCAAATTCATAATAGTCGTGTGATTGCTGCTGATGGTGGGATACGTCATGCTGAGTCATTATGTGTTATGCCGGAATTATGGTTAGGAGATTTTGATTCTTCTAATGAGAACTTACTGCAGAAATATAGTCATATTTCACAGGAATTTTTTCCTTCTGATAAAGATGCAACTGATAGCGCGTTGGCTTGTGAGCGTGCTTTGCAAGAAGGTGCTCAACGGCTTATTTTATGTGGTGCTTTTGGTGGAAAAAGAAGTGATCATACTTTATCTCATATGACTCAAGCAATTGCTCTGGCAGAGAAAGGCGTTTCAGTGTTATTGACCAGTGGTCATGAGGAAGGATGGCCGATTTTGCCACAGTCTTTTTCTGCTAATTTGCCAGTTTTTTCTTGTGATTTACCGGATGGATGCTTGTTTAGTATTATTGGATTTTCTGATTTACAAGGTTTAACAATGTCAGGGGTTAAATGGCCATTGTTAAACAAAAATATTCCTTTTGGGTCTTCTTTAACACTCTCTAACCGTATTTGTGGAACTTTTTATTGTTATTTGGGTTCTGGTAAAGCTATATTATTAGCGTCTGTATCTGTTCCATAA
- a CDS encoding M48 family metalloprotease, whose amino-acid sequence MIRGFRFFQKNFFSYHKIYRISLVSLFLFLVACQTEFKRNGRFHPSDFPIRPTDTNNNNVYATLSAAQHPRILQIYGNEYNNPKLERMLAKIIGKLVAVSHNPNKTYHVTILNSAHVNAFSLPGGYIYVTRGMLALANDSSEVAAVLAHEIAHITANHGILRLQKKAELNHTTSTSSHVELSSKEKLNNTVQNQQTLAQFSRNQELEADAIGIEMLNHAGYDPFASSRFLQSMEAYRAFRNISKATNDSLDFLANHPTTPQRIRLAINKARTISKSDPNTKNIDRDTFLNSIDNMIFGDSPDIGYMRENKFVHPKWSVTFSVPTNFTIDNSSHAFIASSPEKIAIRFDTVPFPTNMSASAYLKSGWVAGLDMSSVHTITIQSLPAAQAYASNEQWQFNIVVIPIKNHVFRFLTAAPHHSKNFEAIAQNTAQSFRLLSPQELRKFPPLKIRVISVQQKDTILSLSDKMQDTLHKEKLFRLINGLSPTQTLLEGSRVKIISE is encoded by the coding sequence ATGATTCGAGGGTTCAGATTTTTCCAAAAGAACTTTTTTTCTTACCACAAAATCTACAGAATATCTCTCGTAAGCCTCTTCCTTTTCCTTGTGGCATGCCAAACAGAATTTAAACGGAATGGTCGCTTCCATCCTTCAGACTTCCCTATAAGGCCCACCGATACCAACAATAATAACGTCTATGCCACATTGAGTGCTGCACAACATCCTCGCATCTTACAAATCTATGGCAATGAATATAATAATCCAAAACTCGAGCGTATGTTAGCAAAAATTATAGGAAAACTTGTTGCCGTCTCACACAATCCTAATAAAACTTATCATGTCACAATTTTAAACTCAGCCCATGTGAATGCATTTTCTTTACCAGGTGGTTATATTTATGTGACTCGTGGAATGCTGGCCCTGGCCAATGACTCTTCAGAAGTCGCAGCTGTGTTAGCTCATGAAATAGCGCATATCACAGCCAATCATGGTATTTTACGCTTACAAAAAAAGGCAGAATTAAATCACACAACCAGCACTTCCTCCCATGTTGAATTATCCTCTAAAGAAAAATTAAATAACACTGTACAAAACCAACAAACCCTAGCTCAATTTTCAAGGAACCAGGAGCTTGAAGCTGACGCCATTGGAATTGAAATGCTCAATCATGCTGGATATGATCCATTTGCTTCTTCACGTTTTCTGCAATCAATGGAAGCCTATAGAGCTTTTCGCAACATATCAAAAGCTACCAACGATTCATTAGACTTTTTAGCAAACCACCCAACAACCCCACAGCGGATTCGTCTTGCTATCAATAAAGCGCGTACAATCAGCAAATCTGATCCTAATACTAAAAACATCGACCGCGATACTTTTCTTAACAGCATCGATAACATGATTTTTGGAGACAGCCCTGACATAGGATATATGAGAGAAAACAAATTTGTTCATCCCAAATGGAGCGTCACTTTTTCCGTCCCAACCAATTTTACAATAGACAATTCTTCCCATGCTTTCATCGCAAGCAGTCCAGAAAAAATTGCAATTCGTTTTGATACTGTCCCCTTTCCCACCAACATGTCTGCAAGCGCTTATTTGAAAAGCGGCTGGGTTGCTGGACTTGATATGTCCTCTGTACATACCATAACAATTCAAAGCTTACCTGCAGCCCAAGCCTATGCAAGCAACGAACAATGGCAATTTAATATAGTTGTTATTCCCATAAAGAATCATGTCTTCCGCTTTTTAACAGCTGCTCCTCACCATTCCAAAAATTTTGAGGCCATCGCCCAAAATACAGCACAAAGTTTTCGCCTCCTTTCTCCTCAAGAATTGAGAAAGTTCCCTCCTTTAAAGATTCGTGTCATCAGTGTTCAACAGAAAGATACGATTTTAAGCCTTTCGGATAAAATGCAAGATACGCTACATAAAGAAAAACTCTTTCGTCTGATTAATGGACTTTCACCCACGCAGACTCTTCTTGAAGGATCACGGGTTAAAATTATTTCTGAATAA
- a CDS encoding RNA polymerase factor sigma-32, which yields MSSHSHAVYKNSKNYNDADKSLRPDMMRSAMQAPYLERKKEYDLALRWKDKRDDDAMHQIAAAHMRLVISIASRFKRFKMPLGDLVQEGYVGLLEAAARFDPNREVRFSTYATWWIRASIQDYILRNWSIVRGGTSSSQKALFFNLRRLRAKLAQDDNALTKQEIFRTISEKLGVSVSDVEKMDFRFSGTDNSLSLSVSDNGENPISKMDSLVDDHPLPDAVIEQVIDGQRRTKWLYEALKILNERELEIIRFRRLNEEGATLEMLGQKLGISKERVRQIEARALQKLRCALLTVNPAEVYEV from the coding sequence ATGAGTAGTCATTCACACGCTGTGTATAAAAACAGTAAAAATTATAACGATGCTGATAAAAGTCTGAGACCTGATATGATGCGTTCTGCAATGCAAGCGCCATATCTTGAACGAAAAAAGGAGTATGATTTAGCGTTGCGATGGAAAGATAAACGTGATGATGATGCTATGCACCAAATTGCAGCAGCTCATATGCGTTTGGTTATTTCAATTGCTAGTCGTTTTAAACGTTTTAAAATGCCTTTAGGGGACTTGGTCCAAGAAGGATATGTTGGGCTTTTAGAAGCTGCTGCGCGTTTTGATCCTAATCGTGAAGTTCGTTTTTCAACCTATGCAACCTGGTGGATAAGGGCTTCTATTCAAGATTATATTTTAAGAAATTGGTCAATTGTGCGGGGGGGAACGAGTTCTTCGCAAAAAGCACTCTTTTTTAATCTTCGGCGTTTGCGCGCTAAATTAGCTCAAGATGATAATGCCTTGACCAAACAAGAAATTTTTCGCACCATTTCTGAAAAACTTGGGGTTTCAGTAAGTGATGTTGAAAAAATGGATTTCCGTTTTTCTGGGACAGATAATTCATTAAGTCTTTCTGTTTCTGATAATGGTGAAAATCCAATTTCTAAAATGGATTCTTTAGTGGATGATCATCCTCTTCCCGATGCCGTGATTGAGCAAGTAATTGATGGGCAACGGCGGACAAAATGGCTTTATGAGGCTTTAAAAATTCTCAATGAACGAGAACTGGAAATTATTCGTTTCCGTCGCTTAAATGAAGAGGGGGCAACCTTAGAAATGCTTGGCCAAAAATTAGGAATTTCAAAGGAACGTGTACGTCAAATTGAAGCGCGGGCTTTGCAAAAACTTCGTTGTGCTCTTTTAACAGTAAATCCAGCGGAGGTTTATGAAGTATAA
- the fdxA gene encoding ferredoxin FdxA, with the protein MTYVVTDNCIQCKYTDCVEVCPVDCFYEGENMLVIHPDECIDCGVCEPECPAEAIKPDTEPGLEKWLELNLNYANRWPNLMTKKEPLPQAKEMDGVPDKLEKYFSENPGNGE; encoded by the coding sequence TTGACTTATGTTGTAACTGACAATTGCATTCAGTGCAAATACACTGACTGCGTTGAAGTTTGTCCTGTTGACTGTTTTTATGAAGGCGAAAATATGCTTGTCATTCACCCTGACGAATGCATCGATTGTGGTGTCTGCGAGCCAGAATGCCCAGCTGAAGCCATTAAACCAGACACTGAACCAGGATTAGAAAAATGGTTGGAACTCAATTTAAACTATGCAAATAGATGGCCTAATTTAATGACAAAAAAAGAGCCACTTCCCCAAGCAAAAGAAATGGATGGTGTTCCCGATAAATTAGAAAAGTATTTTTCAGAAAATCCAGGAAATGGTGAATAA
- a CDS encoding CarD family transcriptional regulator has translation MAPPQNTSFSAKDFLTSEYIVYPTHGVGQIMAIEEQEVAGHKLKLFVIHFAKDKMDVKVPIAKALSSGMRKLSTVDSVNRAFKILQGRAKIKRTMWSRRAQEYDTKINSGDIISIAEVIRDLFRSDLQPEQSYSERQLYAIALDRMAREIAVVNSLTETEAINLIEKHLNKKSKSEFKSEIDEGNSAVYAV, from the coding sequence ATGGCACCCCCGCAGAATACCTCTTTCAGTGCTAAAGATTTTTTAACCTCTGAATATATCGTCTACCCTACCCATGGAGTGGGCCAAATTATGGCGATTGAAGAACAAGAAGTTGCAGGACATAAATTAAAACTTTTTGTGATCCATTTTGCTAAAGATAAAATGGATGTAAAAGTCCCTATTGCAAAAGCTCTTTCTAGCGGAATGCGCAAATTATCTACTGTTGATTCCGTAAATCGTGCTTTCAAAATTCTTCAAGGAAGAGCAAAAATTAAACGCACTATGTGGTCACGACGAGCTCAAGAATATGATACTAAAATCAATTCAGGAGATATTATTTCTATTGCTGAAGTGATTCGCGATCTCTTCCGCTCAGACCTACAACCGGAGCAGTCTTATTCAGAACGTCAACTTTATGCTATTGCTCTCGACCGAATGGCTCGTGAAATCGCTGTTGTCAATAGTCTTACCGAAACAGAAGCGATAAACTTGATAGAAAAACACCTGAATAAGAAATCAAAAAGCGAATTTAAAAGTGAAATTGATGAAGGGAATAGTGCTGTTTATGCTGTGTAA
- the rpmF gene encoding 50S ribosomal protein L32: MAVPKRKTSPSRRGMRRSADSLKASIYIEDKSSGELRRPHHIDLKTGMYRGRSVLPAKE, from the coding sequence ATGGCTGTACCTAAACGAAAAACTTCTCCATCAAGACGAGGTATGCGCCGTTCGGCTGATTCCCTTAAAGCATCCATTTATATTGAAGATAAAAGTTCTGGTGAATTGCGTCGCCCTCATCATATTGATTTAAAAACAGGTATGTATCGTGGGCGTTCAGTTTTGCCTGCTAAAGAATAA
- a CDS encoding transglycosylase domain-containing protein has protein sequence MINLIKKTDYRDLFEYCRRGPGIYGIEAAAFYYFQKSAWHLTLQPVEALVASLPNPYWRNPRRPIDNFYSFNPFY, from the coding sequence CTGATTAATCTTATCAAAAAAACAGATTATAGAGATCTATTTGAATATTGCAGAAGGGGGCCTGGAATTTATGGAATAGAAGCTGCAGCTTTTTATTATTTTCAGAAATCTGCATGGCATTTAACTTTACAACCGGTTGAGGCTCTTGTGGCAAGTTTACCTAATCCTTATTGGCGCAATCCACGTCGACCAATCGATAATTTTTATAGCTTTAACCCGTTTTATTGA
- a CDS encoding polyprenyl synthetase family protein, with product MHEFKILLAKYAHNIEKRLDTLLSHKAQNGEIIRPKILIDAMRHGVLNGGKRLRPFLVIQSATLFDVPPEQSLDIGVALECLHCYSLIHDDLPALDNDTLRRGKPTVHVAFNEATAILAGNALLTFAFEIIANKACSFSPKTKINLITALTQATGLGGMIGGQMLDLEAEKKPQDESAIITLQHMKTASLMRFACQAGAIMGQASKTLTDKLASFGTQIGLAFQLTDDLLDLISQTKILGKTVGKDQTANKATLVNLYGIDEVQKKRDELIKKAEELLIPFGAKAIPLKQAAHFIAKRKN from the coding sequence ATGCATGAATTTAAGATTCTTCTTGCAAAATATGCACACAATATTGAAAAACGACTCGATACACTTCTAAGTCATAAAGCCCAAAATGGTGAAATTATCCGACCTAAAATCCTTATCGATGCCATGCGTCACGGTGTTTTAAACGGTGGTAAACGCCTACGCCCTTTCTTGGTTATTCAAAGTGCTACTCTTTTTGATGTCCCTCCTGAACAATCTCTTGATATCGGCGTGGCATTGGAATGTCTTCACTGTTATTCACTCATTCACGATGATCTTCCTGCTCTAGATAATGATACACTCCGACGCGGCAAACCCACTGTTCACGTAGCCTTTAATGAAGCAACAGCAATTTTAGCAGGTAATGCTCTTCTCACTTTCGCTTTTGAAATCATTGCTAATAAAGCCTGTTCTTTTTCTCCAAAAACGAAAATTAATCTGATCACAGCTCTCACACAAGCTACGGGTCTTGGTGGTATGATTGGTGGACAAATGCTCGATCTAGAAGCTGAAAAAAAACCACAAGATGAGAGTGCAATAATCACTCTACAACATATGAAAACAGCCTCTCTTATGCGTTTTGCTTGTCAAGCAGGTGCAATTATGGGGCAAGCTTCCAAAACATTGACCGATAAACTTGCCTCATTTGGAACACAGATTGGCTTGGCTTTTCAATTGACCGATGACCTTCTTGATCTAATTTCTCAAACAAAAATTCTTGGAAAAACTGTAGGGAAAGACCAAACAGCCAACAAAGCAACACTGGTTAATCTTTATGGTATTGATGAAGTCCAAAAAAAACGAGATGAACTTATTAAAAAAGCGGAAGAACTTCTCATCCCCTTTGGAGCTAAAGCCATCCCACTCAAACAAGCAGCACATTTTATTGCAAAACGCAAAAATTAA
- the ispG gene encoding flavodoxin-dependent (E)-4-hydroxy-3-methylbut-2-enyl-diphosphate synthase, translating to MNAAYYLSKPLERHRSIAVAVGDVMVGGENPIVIQSMTNTDTADVDATVAQIAALWRAGSQLVRVTVDRHEAAAAVPRIRERLERLGIFVPLVGDFHYIGHTLLTEHPTCAEALAKYRINPGNVGFGAKKDQQFIQIIQIACRYRKPIRIGVNWGSLDQVLLTRLMDENARQEKPLSVTEVIREAVVQSALHSALLAEETGLGREYIILSVKMSDVQDLIAVYTMLAKRCNYALHLGLTEAGMGTKGIVASSVALGILLQQGIGDTIRISLTPEPGGDRTREVKVCQELLQVMGFRQFVPVVAACPGCGRTTSTFFQQLAQKIEADLCKNMPIWRDKYPGVEGLKVAVMGCIVNGPGESKHADIGISLPGVGENPAAPVFIDGKKVKTLRGPHIAEEFEAILGEYIHTRFGT from the coding sequence ATGAACGCAGCATATTATTTATCTAAACCTTTAGAACGTCATCGGTCTATTGCCGTTGCGGTGGGTGATGTTATGGTTGGGGGTGAGAACCCGATTGTTATTCAGTCTATGACGAATACCGATACTGCTGATGTTGATGCGACAGTTGCTCAGATTGCTGCTCTTTGGCGTGCAGGATCCCAATTGGTTCGAGTAACTGTTGATCGACATGAAGCAGCAGCAGCTGTTCCAAGGATACGGGAACGGCTAGAAAGATTGGGTATTTTTGTGCCGTTGGTAGGCGATTTTCATTATATTGGTCACACACTTTTGACTGAGCATCCTACGTGTGCAGAAGCGCTTGCAAAATATCGTATTAATCCTGGCAATGTTGGTTTTGGTGCAAAAAAGGATCAGCAGTTTATTCAAATTATTCAGATAGCATGCCGTTATCGTAAACCTATACGAATTGGAGTGAATTGGGGATCATTGGATCAGGTGTTGTTAACACGGCTTATGGATGAAAATGCTCGGCAGGAAAAGCCTTTATCTGTTACTGAGGTTATTCGGGAAGCTGTAGTTCAATCGGCACTTCATTCAGCTCTTTTAGCTGAAGAAACTGGTTTAGGACGGGAGTATATTATCCTTTCTGTTAAAATGAGTGATGTACAAGATCTCATTGCTGTTTATACCATGTTGGCAAAACGGTGTAATTATGCTCTTCATCTGGGGTTGACAGAGGCGGGTATGGGGACAAAGGGAATTGTTGCTTCTTCTGTAGCTTTGGGAATTTTATTGCAGCAAGGAATTGGTGATACAATTCGTATTTCATTGACACCTGAGCCAGGCGGTGATCGAACGCGAGAAGTAAAAGTTTGTCAAGAACTTTTACAAGTTATGGGGTTTCGGCAATTTGTTCCTGTAGTTGCTGCGTGTCCAGGATGTGGTCGGACAACTTCAACGTTTTTTCAACAATTAGCGCAAAAAATCGAAGCGGATTTGTGCAAAAATATGCCGATTTGGCGTGATAAATATCCAGGTGTTGAAGGTTTAAAAGTTGCTGTCATGGGGTGTATTGTCAATGGACCAGGAGAATCGAAACATGCTGATATTGGAATTTCATTACCTGGGGTAGGCGAAAATCCAGCAGCTCCTGTTTTTATTGATGGCAAAAAAGTGAAGACTTTGCGCGGTCCTCATATTGCTGAAGAATTTGAAGCAATTTTAGGTGAATATATTCATACACGTTTTGGGACGTAA
- a CDS encoding HlyD family secretion protein, with protein MIKVLRSKSTIVAFLSGVMGIVLILWAWQLPPFISTFQKTDNASIKGNITLISPQISGVVKRVYVQDYQRIEKGMVLFELDDTLFRYQLAQAQAILEAKKAKLASVLLQIQLLQKEIDKIRAEMVHFQKLSKNTLSHSNKDLNTQESLPLSSAFLNLSVTFETKRQLHKQLDFERQGLQSDIAGAKVSVEVAELNLAHTKIISPTVGHIGSVGVQVGQYVVPGMRLVSVIPDDIWIIANYKETQISDMRIGQPVVFSVDALNNQKLTGRVVRFAPATRSEFALLGTETAIGNFIKIAQRISVRIAIDPGQERIKQLIPGMSVVTYVDTAPRSSRD; from the coding sequence ATGATCAAAGTCTTGCGATCAAAATCAACAATTGTTGCATTCCTATCAGGTGTAATGGGTATTGTATTGATTTTATGGGCTTGGCAATTACCACCATTTATAAGCACTTTTCAAAAAACAGATAATGCCTCGATTAAGGGAAATATCACCCTTATAAGTCCGCAAATTTCTGGTGTGGTAAAACGAGTTTATGTTCAAGATTATCAAAGGATTGAAAAGGGAATGGTTTTGTTTGAATTGGATGATACCCTTTTTCGGTACCAGTTGGCTCAAGCGCAAGCAATTCTTGAAGCAAAAAAGGCAAAACTCGCAAGCGTTTTGTTACAAATTCAACTTTTGCAAAAGGAAATTGATAAGATAAGAGCTGAGATGGTTCATTTTCAAAAATTATCTAAAAATACTTTGTCTCATTCTAATAAGGATTTAAATACTCAGGAAAGTTTACCATTATCTTCTGCTTTTCTAAATTTATCAGTGACATTTGAAACAAAGCGCCAGTTGCACAAGCAATTGGATTTTGAACGACAAGGTTTGCAATCAGATATTGCAGGAGCAAAAGTGAGTGTTGAAGTAGCTGAGCTGAATCTAGCTCATACTAAAATTATTTCTCCTACTGTGGGACATATTGGATCGGTTGGAGTACAAGTAGGGCAATATGTAGTGCCCGGTATGCGGTTGGTTTCTGTTATTCCTGATGACATTTGGATTATTGCTAATTACAAAGAAACACAGATTTCTGATATGCGTATTGGACAGCCTGTTGTTTTTTCTGTTGATGCTTTAAATAATCAAAAATTAACAGGACGTGTGGTGCGTTTTGCTCCTGCAACAAGGTCAGAATTTGCATTATTAGGAACAGAGACTGCAATTGGTAATTTTATCAAAATTGCGCAACGCATCTCTGTTCGTATTGCCATAGATCCAGGGCAAGAGAGAATTAAGCAACTTATTCCCGGAATGTCGGTGGTGACGTATGTTGATACAGCACCGCGTTCTTCTAGAGATTGA